In Populus trichocarpa isolate Nisqually-1 chromosome 12, P.trichocarpa_v4.1, whole genome shotgun sequence, a genomic segment contains:
- the LOC7485202 gene encoding UPF0481 protein At3g47200 isoform X2, translated as MERQENSYVLACTEEHKREDKGRGRIGIASRKSSASASQTKLFICHMIRKLQQMGDIVQLASPLNRIENLCKEILIRIPDELESSFRSEQCIYIVPAALRDLNEAAFTPRVISIGPIHHNNEKLKAMEVQKLRYLKEFFELRVEKEKRGILLTALLSTISEKEVDICCRYVADTSKFNSKLSGDQFVKMVLLDAVFIFELFLRNEEYRRDNSKYQDDFIIGKPWLRAAIRRDLILLENQLPFSTLNELYKLAMSRTDCISLMDLSFRYFEKYRKKYEPSKTILHFTDLVRCFLSFKHPDLKLEKGGPIKTLYSATMLQQAGIKFKALPDESLLDIRAWERLSKAERIVEKKGELHMPPLEIDNSTECLLRNLMVFEQLHYPGEEHICRYVKLLDSLVDVDKDVDLLIENKVIISKLGDSDAVAKLINTLCQEMVEISSSFDPLSKLLNDYYESSWNKNRTYLLSVYFKNVWIGTGTVVGSLILAIAVTRFILYFVR; from the exons ATGGAAAGACAGGAGAACTCGTACGTACTAGCTTGTACTGAAGAGCACAAGAGAGAAGACAAGGGTCGAGGGAGAATCGGTATAGCATCCAGAAAATCAAGTGCCTCCGCTTCTCAGACCAAG TTGTTTATTTGTCACATGATCAGAAAGCTTCAACAAATGGGAGACATCGTTCAATTAGCAAGCCCTTTAAATCGAATCGAAAATTTGTGCAAGGAGATTTTAATTCGAATTCCAGATGAGCTGGAGAGTAGCTTTCGGTCTGAGCAATGTATCTATATAGTTCCCGCTGCACTTCGTGATTTAAATGAAGCTGCCTTCACTCCTCGAGTAATTTCTATTGGCCCTATTCACCATAATAACGAAAAACTGAAGGCTATGGAAGTTCAGAAACTGAGATATCTGAAAGAATTTTTCGAACTGCGAgtggaaaaggagaaaagaggAATACTTTTGACTGCACTTTTGAGCACCATTTCAGAAAAAGAAGTTGACATCTGCTGTCGCTATGTAGCTGATACCTCCAAGTTTAACTCGAAGCTTAGCGGCGATCAGTTTGTGAAGATGGTTCTGTTAGACGCTGTATTCATCTTCGAGCTCTTCTTGAGGAATGAAGAATACCGGCGTGATAACAGCAAATATCAAGACGATTTTATAATAGGCAAACCCTGGTTGAGAGCCGCGATTCGAAGAGACTTGATATTGCTTGAAAATCAGCTGCCATTCTCTACTCTTAATGAATTATATAAGCTTGCGATGAGCAGGACCGATTGCATTTCTCTCATGGATCTTTCCTTCCGGTACTTTGAGAAGTACAGAAAGAAATACGAGCCCAGCAAAACAATACTACATTTCACTGATTTGGTGAGATGTTTTCTATCCTTCAAGCACCCggatttaaaattagaaaagggAGGGCcgataaaaacactttatagcGCGACCATGCTGCAGCAGGCAGGAATTAAGTTCAAGGCGTTGCCAGATGAATCCTTGCTTGACATTAGAGCCTGGGAACGTCTCTCAAAAGCGGAACGGATCGTAGAAAAGAAAGGTGAGTTACATATGCCTCCCCTTGAGATCGACAACAGCACCGAATGTCTCCTCCGAAACCTCATGGTGTTCGAGCAGTTACATTATCCAGGAGAAGAGCACATTTGCCGTTACGTTAAGCTACTAGATTCTCTTGTGGACGTCGACAAAGATGTCGATTTGCTCATcgaaaataaagttattattaGCAAGCTAGGTGACAGTGATGCTGTGGCGAAGCTTATCAACACGCTTTGCCAAGAAATGGTAGAAATATCTTCCAGTTTCGACCCCCTCTCCAAACTGCTGAATGATTACTATGAGAGCTCATGGAACAAAAACAGGACCTACTTGTTAagtgtgtattttaaaaatgtttggaTAGGCACTGGAACTGTTGTTGGATCTCTCATCTTGGCCATCGCTGTGACACGGTTTATCCTATACTTTGTACGCTAG
- the LOC7485201 gene encoding probable membrane-associated kinase regulator 6 yields the protein METSQPLSIESFSYSWLVNLKPSLESLDNSLRASLDASDEASFIEMDPRMPPSKRFFRNSQDFKFDFPISQSPLTLVHADELFSNGYVMPLFVDPLKMEAYDVSDSTSALPTSSHAPKTVVSACKPQRCSSLRRCRRLSKQIVQKYMDFLRPLYRRIRGHRSSSRDENIDSKVQVMKNWVYSAETSPRISVAYSVDDCWRRSCDSESSIYEAVLHCKRSNGK from the exons ATGGAAACTTCACAGCCTCTCTCTATTGAAAGCTTCTCATACAGTTGGTTAGTTAATCTGAAGCCATCTTTGGAAAGCCTAGACAATTCTCTCAGGGCCTCACTCGATGCATCAGATGAAGCTTCCTTCATTGAGATGGACCCAAGAATGCCACCTTCAAAAAGATTCTTCAGAAATTCTCAGGATTTCAAATTTGACTTCCCCATTTCACAATCTCCTCTTACTCTCGTCCATGCTGATGAGCTCTTCTCCAATGGCTATGTCATGCCTCTCTTTGTCGATCCGTTAAAGATGGAGGCTTATGATGTCTCAGACTCAACCTCAGCCCTCCCTACCTCTTCTCATGCACCAAAAACTGTGGTTTCAGCTTGTAAACCTCAACGTTGTTCTTCATTAAGAAGGTGCAGGAGATTGTCAAAGCAAATAGTTCAGAAATACATGGATTTTCTAAGGCCATTGTATCGAAGAATTCGAGGCCACAGGTCAAGTTCAAGAGATGAAAATATTGATTCAAAAGTTCAGGTAATGAAGAACTGGGTATATTCAGCAGAAACATCTCCGAGAATCAGTGTAGCATATTCTGTCGATGATTGCTGGCGAAGGTCTTGTGATTCTGAGAGCTCTATTTATGAGGCAGTACTCCATTGCAAAAGATCCAATG GGAAATAA